A window of Solea solea chromosome 18, fSolSol10.1, whole genome shotgun sequence contains these coding sequences:
- the rin3 gene encoding ras and Rab interactor 3 isoform X1, with product MMEASVISQDTGPLTEALDTPSIPSSPALPQPSLTPKLPANPGRPKPQIPSRPPLPPSTPPSLPPPLPPVSKPPLTSSHSVPCLPPPLSPTPVSPPRLSMQLVVSSDLTPSSNPSPLHPQLLTPTVSPCISPLPPPTPPVIPSVSSTPPLLSPIDRLVGSTTAWQLKGISQDQITSVLEKETAGAFLVHSTEEEVMTLSLRLPDEQGPQLIHSLMIKQHNTFVHLDASSLVFDDILKLISFYCASRDILTVQLRLPRAITTATTKEELEVISAMGADFWTSDLNQKDQDVVLDQNSWYLYVNPVTIEESPNKGLTSPSFSKLDTITDQNTTSCSLQNGEAALKENPEDKIQNKTIIKPEIKYKRPPPRPPSLSFGSGMGLLFSSPPPHSSSSVPLAAVRKEEGRAGGGNREERKSMSPSPTPSRPPVPLQSRAAPPLPPAPVRRTSARKSTEQEVGEGTERERGQNPAGKTEKGGGGGDREEEKLGSKPGLPSEDAQQENSGKMQEEVKQDKEKKEKEDDKEEKELKINKEGDKQKYGSQCPSLVKKPSRPVPPPRRKPCSPDAPVCLSQAAGGGSANQSAGMKVAPPSPARRPDVSLYSPQGSAVMATDPDSCSTSSAEEDGELNQEHEENHSRPAESRSPKAVVKRTPTTIMLDKARYRLSTVITGLISHERRLTQRIVELARDPLSYFGNLVKEHRSFTLETMSNHSSTTELLQEIRQMMTQLKSYLLQSTELQAMLEPQHQYAQDKLESIVEAALCKSVLKPIREPIYQCLEKLHTSDTSLKQLTQNQSVVLGSTTTALGITTAVPEASAMEKISIKLNKLHLEYSPQRKIDLLLKTCKIIYDCMSVSSPGRSHGADDFLPVMMYVLARANLSALQLDVEYMMELMDPSLTIGEGSYYLTTTYGALEHIKTFDQQRSATRQLSREVQDSIHRWERRRTLIQERTAQGSVRDFLTVCCPEIGTNPKTLGVLPTTTVEQLAEQCAARFEQDCYTLSVYIDGVKKPLVSTDLALSVKNGCQPGAYCFVYHPINQPSRQPSRSCPPDPPPASPPALRPAPPPVPPPASPPVPPPVLPPVPPPAPPPAPPPAPPPAPPPAPPAESIFAADEASVEPETEEESLISL from the exons ATGATGGAAGCCAGCGTTATTTCCCAGGACACTGG cCCTCTGACAGAAGCACTCGATACTCCATCCATCCCATCATCCCCTGCACTCCCTCAACCTTCCCTGACGCCCAAACTTCCAGCCAACCCAGGTCGACCTAAACCACAGATCCCCTCTCGACCTCCACTACCTCCCTCCACTCCTccgtccctccctcctcctcttccaccagTTTCTAAACCTCCTCTCACCTCCAGCCACTCTGTCCcatgtcttcctcctcctctttccccaACTCCAGTATCTCCTCCCCGGCTGTCTATGCAGCTAGTTGTCTCCTCCGATTTAACTCCATCCTCTAATCCGAGTCCACTCCATCCTCAGCTTTTAACTCCCACTGTCTCACCCTGCATCTCACCACTACCACCACCTACCCCCCCTGTCATCCCATCAGTCTCTTCAACTCCTCCACTGCTGAGTCCTATAGATCGCCTGGTTGGGAGCACCACAGCATGGCAGCTTAAAGGAATCAGCCAAGACCAGATTACCAGTGTCCTGGAGAAGGAGACAGCTGGg GCCTTCCTGGTTCACAGCACAGAAGAGGAGGTCATGACGCTGTCATTACGCCTGCCCGATGAACAGGGGCCACAGCTCATACACAGTCTGATgatcaaacaacacaacacat TTGTCCACCTGGATGCTTCCTCTCTGGTTTTTGATGACATCCTTAAACTTATTTCGTTTTACTGTGCCAGCAG GGACATCCTAACCGTCCAGCTGAGGTTACCCAGGGCCATTACCACGGCAACTACGAAAGAGGAGCTGGAGGTCATCTCTGCTATGGGTGCAG ATTTCTGGACGTCTGATTTGAATCAGAAGGACCAGGACGTGGTTTTGGATCAAAACAGTTGGTATTTGTATGTCAACCCGGTCACTATAGAAGAGAGCCCAAACAAAGGCCTGACGTCCCCCTCTTTCTCTAAACTGGATACAATCACAGATCAAAACACCACCTCCTGCTCCCTGCAGAATGGAGAAGCAGCACTGAAGGAAAACCCAGAGGACAAAATTCAGAATAAGACCATAATAAAGCCGGAGATTAAATACAAACGCCCCCCACCCCGACCACCGAGCCTAAGCTTTGGGTCTGGGATGggcctcctcttctcctctcctcctcctcacagttcTTCTTCTGTACCTCTAGCTGCCGtgagaaaagaggaaggaagggCAGGAGGAGGGaacagagaagagaggaagtcAATGTCACCATCACCTACTCCATCGAGGCCTCCTGTTCCCCTGCAGAGCCGAGCcgctccccctcttcctcctgctcctgtccGTCGTACCTCGGCCAGGAAGAGCACTGAGCAAGAGGTAGGAGAAGGGACGGAGCGAGAAAGGGGACAAAATCCTGCAGGGAAAAcagagaaagggggggggggaggagacaGGGAAGAGGAGAAATTAGGAAGTAAACCAGGTCTGCCGAGTGAGGACGCACAACAAGAGAACAGTGGCAAAATGCAAGAGGAGGTTAAAcaggacaaagaaaagaaagagaaggaggacgacaaagaggaaaaagagctGAAAATTAATAAAGAAGGGGACAAGCAAAAATATGGTTCCCAGTGTCCGTCATTAGTGAAGAAACCGTCTCGTCCAGTCCCTCCACCGAGGAGAAAACCATGTTCACCTGACGCACCTGTGTGCCTTAGCcaggctgcaggaggaggatcAGCAAATCAGAGTGCTGGGATGAAAGTGGCCCCTCCATCACCAGCGAGGAGGCCCGATGTTTCACTTTACTCACCACAAGGAAGTGCTGTGATGGCAACCGACCCAGACTCCTGCTCGACCAGTAGtgcagaagaagatggagagcTGAACCAGGAACATGAAGAAAATCATAG TCGTCCAGCAGAGAGCCGCAGTCCCAAAGCAGTAGTGAAGAGAACCCCGACCACCATCATGTTGGACAAAGCCCGCTATCGCCTGTCCACCGTCATCACCGGCCTCATCAGCCACGAACGACGCCTCACACAGCGCATCGTAGAACTGGCCAGGGATCCTCTGAGCTACTTTGGTAACCTG GTAAAAGAGCACCGCTCTTTCACTTTGGAGACCATGTCAAACCACTCCTCCACCACTGAGCTGCTACAGGAGATCAGACAGATGATGACACAGCTGAAGAGTTATCTTCTGCAGAGCACTGAGCTGCAAGCCATGTTGGAGCCACAGCATCAGTATGCACAAGACAAACTAG AGAGTATAGTAGAAGCTGCACTGTGTAAGAGTGTGTTGAAGCCAATAAGGGAGCCAATTTACCAGTGTCTGGAGAAACTGCACACGAGTGACACCAGCCTGAAGCAACTGACACAGAACCAG TCTGTTGTCCTAGGAAGCACCACCACAGCACTAGGAATAACCACCGCTGTTCCAGAGGCCTCTGCCATGGAGAAGATCAGCATCAAACTGAACAAACTTCATTTGGAATATTCTCCTCAAAGAAAGATTGACCTTCTGCTGAAGACCTGCAAGATCATCTATGACTGCATGTCTGTCAGCAGTCCAG GGCGGTCCCACGGTGCTGATGACTTCCTGCCTGTTATGATGTACGTTCTGGCCAGAGCCAATCTGTCCGCACTGCAGCTGGATGTTGAATACATGATGGAGTTGATGGACCCATCACTTACAATAGGAGAAG gTTCCTACTATCTCACCACCACCTATGGGGCTCTGGAACACATTAAGACTTTTGACCAGCAGAGGTCAGCAACACGACAGCTCAGCAGAGAGGTTCAGGATTCCATCCACCGCTGGGAGAGGAGACGCACACTCATTCAGGAGAGGACAGCCCAGGGATCTGTGCGG GACTTTCTGACAGTGTGTTGTCCTGAGATTGGAACCAACCCAAAAACTCTGGGTGTCCTCCCCACCACAACAGTGGAACAGCTGGCTGAGCAGTGTGCAGCTCGCTTTGAACAAG ACTGCTACACACTCAGTGTGTATATAGACGGTGTGAAGAAGCCGCTCGTCTCCACAGATCTCGCCCTCAGCGTTAAGAACGGCTGTCAACCTGGAGCTTACTGCTTTGTCTATCACCCTATCAACCAACCCAGCAGACAGCCCAGCCGCAGTTGCCCTCCTGACCCGCCCCCTGCTTCGCCTCCTGCTTTGCGCCCTGCTCCACCCCCTGTTCCACCCCCTGCTTCGCCCCCTGTTCCGCCGCCTGTTCTGCCGCCTGTTCCGCCGCCTGCTCCGCCGCCTGCTCCGCCGCCTGCTCCGCCGCCTGCTCCGCCGCCTGCTCCACCTGCAGAAAGCATCTTCGCAGCTGACGAAGCCTCAGTGGAgccagagacagaggaagagagtctGATTAGCTTGTAA
- the pth2 gene encoding tuberoinfundibular peptide of 39 residues isoform X2 translates to MCEQLVFPRKSFLLLYILGMTLVTTAFPQHRLPLRMDESEESKQHDWDVLFPSIALRDWSVQMMSAPSLRSAADSKAGLMTKAWLFAPGRAEAGMAKAWPSEWSSQGVGMVKRNMVVADDTAFREKSKLLTSMERQKWLNSYMQKLLVVNSSG, encoded by the exons ATGTGTGAACAGTTGGTTTTCCCCCGTAAGTCCTTCCTGCTGCTTTATATTTTGGGTATGACCTTGGTGACAACCGCCTTCCCTCAGCATCGACTACCTCTCAG AATGGATGAATCAGAGGAGTCCAAACAACATGACTGGGATGTTCTCTTCCCTTCCATCGCCCTCCGTGATTGGAGCGTTCAAATGATGTCGGCGCCCAGCCTCAGATCAGCAGCCGACAGCAAGGCAGGACTGATGACGAAGGCATGGCTCTTTGCTCCTGGGAGGGCAGAGGCAGG GATGGCAAAGGCGTGGCCTTCCGAGTGGTCGTCTCAGGGAGTCGGGATGGTGAAGAGGAACATGGTGGTCGCTGATGACACAGCCTTCAGAGAGAAGAGCAAGCTCCTCACCTCAATGGAGCGACAGAAGTGGCTCAACTCCTACATGCAGAAACTACTGGTGGTTAATTCTTCAGGATGA
- the pth2 gene encoding tuberoinfundibular peptide of 39 residues isoform X1 has translation MCEQLVFPRKSFLLLYILGMTLVTTAFPQHRLPLRRMDESEESKQHDWDVLFPSIALRDWSVQMMSAPSLRSAADSKAGLMTKAWLFAPGRAEAGMAKAWPSEWSSQGVGMVKRNMVVADDTAFREKSKLLTSMERQKWLNSYMQKLLVVNSSG, from the exons ATGTGTGAACAGTTGGTTTTCCCCCGTAAGTCCTTCCTGCTGCTTTATATTTTGGGTATGACCTTGGTGACAACCGCCTTCCCTCAGCATCGACTACCTCTCAG AAGAATGGATGAATCAGAGGAGTCCAAACAACATGACTGGGATGTTCTCTTCCCTTCCATCGCCCTCCGTGATTGGAGCGTTCAAATGATGTCGGCGCCCAGCCTCAGATCAGCAGCCGACAGCAAGGCAGGACTGATGACGAAGGCATGGCTCTTTGCTCCTGGGAGGGCAGAGGCAGG GATGGCAAAGGCGTGGCCTTCCGAGTGGTCGTCTCAGGGAGTCGGGATGGTGAAGAGGAACATGGTGGTCGCTGATGACACAGCCTTCAGAGAGAAGAGCAAGCTCCTCACCTCAATGGAGCGACAGAAGTGGCTCAACTCCTACATGCAGAAACTACTGGTGGTTAATTCTTCAGGATGA
- the rin3 gene encoding ras and Rab interactor 3 isoform X2, whose translation MMEASVISQDTGPLTEALDTPSIPSSPALPQPSLTPKLPANPGRPKPQIPSRPPLPPSTPPSLPPPLPPVSKPPLTSSHSVPCLPPPLSPTPVSPPRLSMQLVVSSDLTPSSNPSPLHPQLLTPTVSPCISPLPPPTPPVIPSVSSTPPLLSPIDRLVGSTTAWQLKGISQDQITSVLEKETAGAFLVHSTEEEVMTLSLRLPDEQGPQLIHSLMIKQHNTFVHLDASSLVFDDILKLISFYCASRDILTVQLRLPRAITTATTKEELEVISAMGADFWTSDLNQKDQDVVLDQNSWYLYVNPVTIEESPNKGLTSPSFSKLDTITDQNTTSCSLQNGEAALKENPEDKIQNKTIIKPEIKYKRPPPRPPSLSFGSGMGLLFSSPPPHSSSSVPLAAVRKEEGRAGGGNREERKSMSPSPTPSRPPVPLQSRAAPPLPPAPVRRTSARKSTEQEVGEGTERERGQNPAGKTEKGGGGGDREEEKLGSKPGLPSEDAQQENSGKMQEEVKQDKEKKEKEDDKEEKELKINKEGDKQKYGSQCPSLVKKPSRPVPPPRRKPCSPDAPVCLSQAAGGGSANQSAGMKVAPPSPARRPDVSLYSPQGSAVMATDPDSCSTSSAEEDGELNQEHEENHSRPAESRSPKAVVKRTPTTIMLDKARYRLSTVITGLISHERRLTQRIVELARDPLSYFGNLVKEHRSFTLETMSNHSSTTELLQEIRQMMTQLKSYLLQSTELQAMLEPQHQYAQDKLESIVEAALCKSVLKPIREPIYQCLEKLHTSDTSLKQLTQNQSVVLGSTTTALGITTAVPEASAMEKISIKLNKLHLEYSPQRKIDLLLKTCKIIYDCMSVSSPGRSHGADDFLPVMMYVLARANLSALQLDVEYMMELMDPSLTIGEGSYYLTTTYGALEHIKTFDQQRSATRQLSREVQDSIHRWERRRTLIQERTAQGSDFLTVCCPEIGTNPKTLGVLPTTTVEQLAEQCAARFEQDCYTLSVYIDGVKKPLVSTDLALSVKNGCQPGAYCFVYHPINQPSRQPSRSCPPDPPPASPPALRPAPPPVPPPASPPVPPPVLPPVPPPAPPPAPPPAPPPAPPPAPPAESIFAADEASVEPETEEESLISL comes from the exons ATGATGGAAGCCAGCGTTATTTCCCAGGACACTGG cCCTCTGACAGAAGCACTCGATACTCCATCCATCCCATCATCCCCTGCACTCCCTCAACCTTCCCTGACGCCCAAACTTCCAGCCAACCCAGGTCGACCTAAACCACAGATCCCCTCTCGACCTCCACTACCTCCCTCCACTCCTccgtccctccctcctcctcttccaccagTTTCTAAACCTCCTCTCACCTCCAGCCACTCTGTCCcatgtcttcctcctcctctttccccaACTCCAGTATCTCCTCCCCGGCTGTCTATGCAGCTAGTTGTCTCCTCCGATTTAACTCCATCCTCTAATCCGAGTCCACTCCATCCTCAGCTTTTAACTCCCACTGTCTCACCCTGCATCTCACCACTACCACCACCTACCCCCCCTGTCATCCCATCAGTCTCTTCAACTCCTCCACTGCTGAGTCCTATAGATCGCCTGGTTGGGAGCACCACAGCATGGCAGCTTAAAGGAATCAGCCAAGACCAGATTACCAGTGTCCTGGAGAAGGAGACAGCTGGg GCCTTCCTGGTTCACAGCACAGAAGAGGAGGTCATGACGCTGTCATTACGCCTGCCCGATGAACAGGGGCCACAGCTCATACACAGTCTGATgatcaaacaacacaacacat TTGTCCACCTGGATGCTTCCTCTCTGGTTTTTGATGACATCCTTAAACTTATTTCGTTTTACTGTGCCAGCAG GGACATCCTAACCGTCCAGCTGAGGTTACCCAGGGCCATTACCACGGCAACTACGAAAGAGGAGCTGGAGGTCATCTCTGCTATGGGTGCAG ATTTCTGGACGTCTGATTTGAATCAGAAGGACCAGGACGTGGTTTTGGATCAAAACAGTTGGTATTTGTATGTCAACCCGGTCACTATAGAAGAGAGCCCAAACAAAGGCCTGACGTCCCCCTCTTTCTCTAAACTGGATACAATCACAGATCAAAACACCACCTCCTGCTCCCTGCAGAATGGAGAAGCAGCACTGAAGGAAAACCCAGAGGACAAAATTCAGAATAAGACCATAATAAAGCCGGAGATTAAATACAAACGCCCCCCACCCCGACCACCGAGCCTAAGCTTTGGGTCTGGGATGggcctcctcttctcctctcctcctcctcacagttcTTCTTCTGTACCTCTAGCTGCCGtgagaaaagaggaaggaagggCAGGAGGAGGGaacagagaagagaggaagtcAATGTCACCATCACCTACTCCATCGAGGCCTCCTGTTCCCCTGCAGAGCCGAGCcgctccccctcttcctcctgctcctgtccGTCGTACCTCGGCCAGGAAGAGCACTGAGCAAGAGGTAGGAGAAGGGACGGAGCGAGAAAGGGGACAAAATCCTGCAGGGAAAAcagagaaagggggggggggaggagacaGGGAAGAGGAGAAATTAGGAAGTAAACCAGGTCTGCCGAGTGAGGACGCACAACAAGAGAACAGTGGCAAAATGCAAGAGGAGGTTAAAcaggacaaagaaaagaaagagaaggaggacgacaaagaggaaaaagagctGAAAATTAATAAAGAAGGGGACAAGCAAAAATATGGTTCCCAGTGTCCGTCATTAGTGAAGAAACCGTCTCGTCCAGTCCCTCCACCGAGGAGAAAACCATGTTCACCTGACGCACCTGTGTGCCTTAGCcaggctgcaggaggaggatcAGCAAATCAGAGTGCTGGGATGAAAGTGGCCCCTCCATCACCAGCGAGGAGGCCCGATGTTTCACTTTACTCACCACAAGGAAGTGCTGTGATGGCAACCGACCCAGACTCCTGCTCGACCAGTAGtgcagaagaagatggagagcTGAACCAGGAACATGAAGAAAATCATAG TCGTCCAGCAGAGAGCCGCAGTCCCAAAGCAGTAGTGAAGAGAACCCCGACCACCATCATGTTGGACAAAGCCCGCTATCGCCTGTCCACCGTCATCACCGGCCTCATCAGCCACGAACGACGCCTCACACAGCGCATCGTAGAACTGGCCAGGGATCCTCTGAGCTACTTTGGTAACCTG GTAAAAGAGCACCGCTCTTTCACTTTGGAGACCATGTCAAACCACTCCTCCACCACTGAGCTGCTACAGGAGATCAGACAGATGATGACACAGCTGAAGAGTTATCTTCTGCAGAGCACTGAGCTGCAAGCCATGTTGGAGCCACAGCATCAGTATGCACAAGACAAACTAG AGAGTATAGTAGAAGCTGCACTGTGTAAGAGTGTGTTGAAGCCAATAAGGGAGCCAATTTACCAGTGTCTGGAGAAACTGCACACGAGTGACACCAGCCTGAAGCAACTGACACAGAACCAG TCTGTTGTCCTAGGAAGCACCACCACAGCACTAGGAATAACCACCGCTGTTCCAGAGGCCTCTGCCATGGAGAAGATCAGCATCAAACTGAACAAACTTCATTTGGAATATTCTCCTCAAAGAAAGATTGACCTTCTGCTGAAGACCTGCAAGATCATCTATGACTGCATGTCTGTCAGCAGTCCAG GGCGGTCCCACGGTGCTGATGACTTCCTGCCTGTTATGATGTACGTTCTGGCCAGAGCCAATCTGTCCGCACTGCAGCTGGATGTTGAATACATGATGGAGTTGATGGACCCATCACTTACAATAGGAGAAG gTTCCTACTATCTCACCACCACCTATGGGGCTCTGGAACACATTAAGACTTTTGACCAGCAGAGGTCAGCAACACGACAGCTCAGCAGAGAGGTTCAGGATTCCATCCACCGCTGGGAGAGGAGACGCACACTCATTCAGGAGAGGACAGCCCAGGGATCT GACTTTCTGACAGTGTGTTGTCCTGAGATTGGAACCAACCCAAAAACTCTGGGTGTCCTCCCCACCACAACAGTGGAACAGCTGGCTGAGCAGTGTGCAGCTCGCTTTGAACAAG ACTGCTACACACTCAGTGTGTATATAGACGGTGTGAAGAAGCCGCTCGTCTCCACAGATCTCGCCCTCAGCGTTAAGAACGGCTGTCAACCTGGAGCTTACTGCTTTGTCTATCACCCTATCAACCAACCCAGCAGACAGCCCAGCCGCAGTTGCCCTCCTGACCCGCCCCCTGCTTCGCCTCCTGCTTTGCGCCCTGCTCCACCCCCTGTTCCACCCCCTGCTTCGCCCCCTGTTCCGCCGCCTGTTCTGCCGCCTGTTCCGCCGCCTGCTCCGCCGCCTGCTCCGCCGCCTGCTCCGCCGCCTGCTCCGCCGCCTGCTCCACCTGCAGAAAGCATCTTCGCAGCTGACGAAGCCTCAGTGGAgccagagacagaggaagagagtctGATTAGCTTGTAA